The sequence GGCGCTCGCTGCCGCAGCCGCGGCGCTGTCGCCCTGCTGCGTGCGCTGCGCGCCGTCCTTCAGCGACGACACGCTCGACTTGGTGGTGGAATCGATTTTCACGATTGGCTTCCCGAATGATTTGAGTGTAATAACGGCACACCCCAATCAAACTTTAGCGCAATCGTCCATTCCCTTTTTTCCCGCCTGGCTGGCATTCCAGCGATCCGGCCCCGCTAATTTGCGAACACCGCTGGCTTTGCCGCCGTCGCCGTAACCGTTTTCATAGCTGGATCTCGACCGTGCCGCCGTCCTTCACGACGCCCTGGATGATCTGGCCCGCCGCCGTCTTCACCCGCACCGTCTGCCCGGGCGACGCGTTGTTCATCGCGCTGCCTTCCGACGAAATCGAAAATCCCTGCCCGTTCGCGACGATCCGCACCGTCTGTCCGACCGTCACCGCCGAGGCGCTCCGGATCATGTCCCGCCGCAGCGGCATGCCCTCCGACACGCGCATGAGCGCGACCGAGCCGACCGCCTGCGAGGGATCGATGATGACGGCCATCGGCAGCGTGGTCAGGTCGCCGTCGCGCGCGACGAGGTCGGCGGCCGACAGCACGTCGCCGGGCGCGAGGGCGCGGGCGGAGACGTAGTAGGTGGCCTGCACCGACACGCGCGCTTGCACGTAGAGCGTCCACGGACGGTCGCCGACGCAGCGCACGCCGATCGTCGTGCGGCCCCACATGCGCGAGCCGGTCGGCATGAACGGCGTGAGCGACGCGCAGGCGGCGAGGCCGCGCGGGAAGACTTGATTGACGGTGATGCTGACGTTGCCCGGCAGCCCTTGTGCCTGCTGCTGCAGGAACGCGAGCGCCGCTTGGCGGATCGATTCGCCGTCTTCCTGGCCGGCTGGGGCGGCGGGGTTGGCCGCGCCGGCGGCGGTGACCGGCACGGAGGCCGCTTGCACGGCGCGGACCGGTTGCACGGCGACGCGCGTGACGGCGGCGCTCGCGACCTGAGCGACCTGTGCCGTTTGCGCCGCTTGCGGCAGCGAAGCCGGCGCAGCGTTGACGGCATTGGTGCCGCGCACGTTGCGCACATAGCGCGGGCTCGCGCCCGACGCGAGCTCGGGCGGCTCGCCGCGTGCGGAAAGCGGATCGATCGAGGCGCCGGCGGGCGTGTTCATCGCGACGGCCTGGGCGTTTTGACGCGAGACCTGTGGCGCCGAAGCCACCACGACCGGAATCACCTGACGCGGATTGGCGGCGGCGTTCGCGTTGCCCGCGTAGTTTCCTGGGTTGTTGCCCGTGTAAGCATTCGCGGCGGCGGTTTGCGCCGGATGCTCACCCGGACCTGGGATGACGATCGCGCCGCTTGCGGCGGCGGCGTGAGCGAACTCGTCTTCATGGGAAGCGCTGCGCGTGACGGGGACCGCGGCGGGCATGGCCGGCATCGCTGCCGGCGCGGCAGTTTGCATCCCGGCGCTCTGTGCCATCGCGAGCGCGGCGGCCGGATTCGTTTCGCCGGGCCCGGGAATCACGATCGGGCCGCTGCCGGCCGTCTGCGCGTGAACGAGCGGAGCAGCGGCGACGCATCCCAGGAAGCACGCACCCGCGAGTGCCCAGCGCCTGAGCGCGGGCCACGCGGCCGCCCGCCCACGCCCCGTGCCCGCGCCTTTGGCGCGAACACAGCGCGTGACTTCGGAAGCGGGCCAGGACATCGCGAATCTCCATCGGAATACATCGGTACGCCTCGCATTCTAGAGATCGCCCCTCGCGCGCAAACGTTGAATAGAGGGGCGCTTCCCTGGTTATTCGTCCGATTGCTTCTTGCGCCGTCCTCCTAAGATGCAGTCCATGTAAAAAGGCCTTCGTGCCGGTGCGCCTT comes from Trinickia violacea and encodes:
- the flgA gene encoding flagellar basal body P-ring formation chaperone FlgA is translated as MSWPASEVTRCVRAKGAGTGRGRAAAWPALRRWALAGACFLGCVAAAPLVHAQTAGSGPIVIPGPGETNPAAALAMAQSAGMQTAAPAAMPAMPAAVPVTRSASHEDEFAHAAAASGAIVIPGPGEHPAQTAAANAYTGNNPGNYAGNANAAANPRQVIPVVVASAPQVSRQNAQAVAMNTPAGASIDPLSARGEPPELASGASPRYVRNVRGTNAVNAAPASLPQAAQTAQVAQVASAAVTRVAVQPVRAVQAASVPVTAAGAANPAAPAGQEDGESIRQAALAFLQQQAQGLPGNVSITVNQVFPRGLAACASLTPFMPTGSRMWGRTTIGVRCVGDRPWTLYVQARVSVQATYYVSARALAPGDVLSAADLVARDGDLTTLPMAVIIDPSQAVGSVALMRVSEGMPLRRDMIRSASAVTVGQTVRIVANGQGFSISSEGSAMNNASPGQTVRVKTAAGQIIQGVVKDGGTVEIQL